In a genomic window of Spirosoma agri:
- a CDS encoding HD domain-containing protein, translating to MNYQAASDYILHRLRTQLSPSLSYHGVHHTLDVLQTAQALAEAEGITDEASLILLQTAACFHDAGFLTTYEGHEEQGCLLVREVLPGFGYLPEQLEMICSLIMATQIPQSPQTHLERILCDADLDYLGRDDFAPIADSLFQELRTRGSVTDTPVWNRIQVKFLENHRYWTPTAIAWRQAGKEQQLAALRTLVEAETN from the coding sequence ATGAACTACCAGGCTGCCAGCGACTATATCCTGCATCGACTACGGACACAGCTGTCGCCGTCCTTGTCTTACCACGGTGTTCATCATACGCTGGATGTTCTCCAGACGGCACAAGCTTTAGCCGAAGCCGAAGGTATAACAGACGAAGCATCACTGATATTGTTACAAACGGCGGCCTGTTTTCACGATGCGGGCTTTCTCACAACGTATGAGGGGCATGAGGAACAGGGTTGTCTGCTGGTGCGCGAGGTCTTACCCGGTTTCGGGTATTTGCCGGAACAGCTTGAGATGATCTGTAGCCTGATCATGGCTACGCAAATTCCGCAATCGCCCCAAACCCACCTGGAGCGTATTCTGTGCGACGCCGACCTGGATTACCTGGGCCGTGACGATTTTGCACCCATTGCCGACTCCCTTTTCCAGGAATTGCGGACGCGGGGAAGCGTGACCGATACACCGGTCTGGAACCGGATTCAGGTAAAATTCCTGGAAAATCACCGTTACTGGACACCAACGGCGATTGCTTGGCGACAGGCTGGCAAAGAGCAGCAGCTGGCTGCATTACGGACGCTGGTAGAAGCCGAAACGAACTGA
- a CDS encoding response regulator, which produces MKILVVDDETDIQPLFEQRFRREIRSGTMSFAFANSGESALAYLAQKGTEAVLILSDINMPGMSGLELLRRIRGGHAVPPPIVMMITAYGDQQNYDQAIRDGADDFLTKPIDFAELKNKLSQLNPL; this is translated from the coding sequence ATGAAAATATTGGTGGTAGACGACGAGACGGACATACAGCCGCTCTTTGAACAGCGGTTCAGACGGGAGATCCGGAGCGGCACCATGTCGTTTGCGTTCGCCAATTCGGGTGAGTCAGCGTTGGCCTACTTGGCACAAAAAGGAACCGAAGCCGTTCTGATTCTGTCCGATATCAACATGCCCGGCATGAGTGGCCTCGAACTGCTGCGTCGGATTCGGGGGGGGCATGCGGTGCCGCCACCGATTGTGATGATGATCACGGCTTATGGTGACCAGCAGAACTACGATCAGGCTATACGGGACGGTGCCGATGACTTTTTAACCAAACCAATCGATTTCGCCGAGTTGAAGAACAAACTCAGCCAGTTGAATCCGTTATGA
- a CDS encoding DUF819 family protein encodes MQKQPLITQDAVILGILLALLALIFHTSRSEHRGWQTFYNWVPALLLCYIFPGAMNSFGILSGEQSKLYTVASQYLLPAALVLLTSTADLRSILRLGNKALLVFLAGTVGVVVGGPIALALVSALSPEFRQQATDQQLWKGLVTISGSWIGGSSSQIALKEIYGCSEALFVIVLVVDAVVANTWTACLIYGAAFSDRIDRFLKADTSSIEEVKERILSYREERDKPADLTDLATILALGFGGAAIAHGLAHYLTQLFLPNADWMRAHGLEPFLSNFLWVVILSTTLGIGLSFTRARKLEKLGTTDLSTLFIYFLIMTIGMRLDLSNISGNLGLFVVAIIWMLIHILVMFTVARLVKAPYFFVAVGSQANIGGIATAPAVASVFHPALAPVGVLLAVLSHVLGTYGGIACAWMMQLVP; translated from the coding sequence ATGCAGAAGCAACCGTTGATCACCCAGGATGCCGTTATTCTGGGCATTCTACTGGCCTTACTGGCCCTGATTTTCCATACATCCCGGTCTGAACACAGGGGCTGGCAGACATTCTACAACTGGGTGCCGGCATTGTTGCTCTGTTACATTTTTCCGGGAGCCATGAACAGCTTTGGTATCCTGTCGGGTGAGCAATCGAAGCTCTACACGGTCGCTTCGCAGTATCTGTTGCCGGCAGCCCTAGTCCTGCTAACCTCTACCGCTGATCTGCGGTCCATTCTGCGGCTGGGGAATAAAGCGTTGCTGGTCTTTCTGGCCGGAACGGTGGGTGTCGTCGTTGGCGGGCCTATTGCTCTGGCACTGGTGAGTGCACTATCCCCCGAATTTCGGCAGCAGGCTACCGATCAGCAGCTTTGGAAAGGACTAGTTACCATTTCGGGCAGCTGGATTGGTGGCAGCAGCAGTCAGATTGCGTTAAAGGAAATCTACGGCTGTAGCGAAGCGCTGTTTGTGATTGTCCTGGTTGTCGATGCGGTGGTCGCAAACACCTGGACGGCCTGCCTGATCTACGGAGCGGCTTTCTCAGATCGAATCGATCGATTTCTAAAGGCTGATACGTCAAGCATTGAGGAGGTGAAAGAGCGGATACTAAGCTACCGGGAGGAGCGCGACAAACCCGCTGATCTGACCGATCTGGCGACGATTCTGGCGTTGGGCTTCGGCGGTGCCGCCATTGCCCACGGACTGGCCCACTACCTGACCCAATTATTTCTACCCAACGCTGATTGGATGCGGGCACATGGCCTGGAACCGTTCCTGTCGAACTTCCTGTGGGTTGTGATTCTCTCGACGACGTTGGGTATTGGCCTGTCATTTACCCGCGCCCGCAAACTCGAAAAGCTGGGAACAACGGATTTATCGACGCTGTTCATCTACTTCCTGATCATGACGATCGGTATGCGACTCGACCTATCGAATATCAGTGGCAATCTGGGGTTATTCGTCGTCGCCATTATCTGGATGCTCATTCACATTCTGGTTATGTTCACCGTTGCCCGATTGGTCAAAGCGCCCTACTTTTTCGTAGCGGTGGGGAGTCAGGCGAATATTGGCGGTATTGCAACGGCCCCGGCGGTTGCTTCGGTCTTTCACCCGGCGCTGGCACCGGTAGGCGTGTTGCTGGCCGTCCTTAGTCACGTACTGGGGACCTACGGCGGAATTGCCTGCGCCTGGATGATGCAACTGGTTCCATGA
- a CDS encoding purple acid phosphatase family protein, with translation MLRIVLLRYVWIVGFVLLSSVAVAQTVTRSPYLQTVTPTGITIRWRTDQPTNSRIRYGTTNGQLNQEFTDVNSTTEHIVTLTGLQTATRYYYAVGSSAGDQMVSGDQYFQTSPVAGSTVPVRIWALGDFGSGTANQAAVLDKFRQATQNRPADIWLWLGDNAYNQGFDDQFQQNLFNVYTDLLKHLPSWPTPGNHEYIDNPNNLNIDYFKLISVPQQGEAGGVPSGSKQNYSFDYANIHFVSLDSEGNDGTRVYDPTGRQAQWLQRDLAANQLPWTIVFFHHPPYSKGQRDSDADNDMIQIRQQLTPILEQFRVDLVLSGHSHLYERSYLMKGHYGQSGTFDSNQHAVSKSNARYDGSPNSCPIVNKQAGTIYVVNGSGGQLGGQAPGFPHPAMVYTNNQVGGSMIIDVTDNRLDAQWVAADGVVRDKFTLLKNVNKRHYFLTKPGKPLTLTASWPGSYTWSSGQTERTINVSPSVPTSYIVTDQNGCLMDAFTVDMDNSTDNNVQFSGQITVKPNAATGSAAINVAVPVPQTIDVHITDQQGLVLFEKQYVNTADIREQIAVPPGDYLFIARVGTKLLARMTFKL, from the coding sequence ATGTTGAGAATCGTTCTACTTCGTTACGTCTGGATCGTTGGGTTTGTGCTGCTAAGCTCGGTTGCTGTTGCCCAAACGGTTACCCGCTCACCCTATCTGCAAACCGTTACCCCTACGGGCATAACCATCCGCTGGCGTACTGATCAGCCAACCAACAGCCGCATTCGGTATGGCACGACCAACGGTCAACTCAATCAGGAGTTTACGGACGTTAATTCGACAACCGAGCACATTGTTACGTTAACGGGCTTACAAACCGCCACCCGCTACTATTACGCGGTGGGCTCGTCGGCGGGTGATCAGATGGTGTCTGGCGATCAGTATTTTCAAACATCACCCGTTGCGGGAAGTACGGTTCCCGTTCGGATATGGGCACTCGGGGATTTCGGTAGTGGAACCGCTAACCAAGCTGCTGTACTGGATAAGTTCCGCCAGGCTACGCAAAATCGTCCCGCTGATATCTGGCTCTGGCTCGGTGATAATGCCTATAATCAGGGTTTTGACGATCAATTTCAACAGAACCTGTTTAATGTATATACCGATCTTCTAAAGCATTTACCTTCCTGGCCGACCCCTGGAAACCATGAATACATTGATAATCCGAACAATTTAAATATCGATTATTTTAAGCTCATCAGCGTTCCGCAACAGGGGGAAGCGGGTGGTGTGCCATCGGGTTCAAAACAGAACTACTCCTTCGACTATGCGAATATTCATTTCGTTTCACTTGATTCCGAGGGTAACGATGGCACCCGCGTCTATGATCCGACGGGTCGGCAGGCCCAATGGTTACAGCGGGATCTAGCCGCCAACCAGTTACCGTGGACAATCGTTTTTTTTCACCATCCACCCTACAGCAAGGGACAACGTGATTCGGACGCTGATAATGACATGATTCAGATCCGTCAACAGCTAACGCCTATTCTTGAGCAGTTTCGTGTCGATCTGGTCTTGTCGGGCCATAGCCACCTGTACGAACGAAGTTACCTGATGAAAGGACACTATGGACAGTCAGGCACTTTCGATAGTAACCAGCACGCCGTGTCGAAAAGCAACGCCCGCTACGACGGGTCGCCCAATTCCTGCCCCATCGTGAATAAGCAGGCGGGGACCATTTATGTCGTCAACGGCAGCGGTGGACAACTGGGTGGGCAGGCTCCCGGATTTCCGCATCCGGCAATGGTCTACACGAACAATCAGGTGGGTGGCTCGATGATCATTGATGTGACCGATAACCGGCTTGATGCGCAGTGGGTAGCCGCCGACGGTGTTGTCCGGGATAAATTCACGCTGCTCAAGAACGTAAACAAACGCCACTATTTCCTGACTAAACCCGGTAAACCACTCACGTTGACGGCATCCTGGCCGGGAAGCTACACCTGGAGTTCCGGTCAGACGGAACGCACCATCAATGTGTCGCCATCGGTGCCGACATCGTATATCGTTACCGATCAGAACGGTTGTTTGATGGATGCGTTTACGGTCGATATGGACAATTCGACGGATAATAATGTGCAGTTTTCCGGTCAGATCACAGTCAAGCCCAACGCTGCTACGGGTTCAGCGGCCATTAACGTAGCGGTACCGGTTCCCCAAACAATTGACGTGCACATCACGGATCAACAGGGACTTGTCCTTTTTGAGAAGCAGTACGTAAACACGGCTGACATTAGGGAGCAGATCGCTGTACCTCCGGGCGATTACCTGTTCATCGCCCGGGTCGGGACCAAGTTGCTGGCCCGGATGACCTTTAAACTGTGA
- a CDS encoding adenylate/guanylate cyclase domain-containing protein — MKTKILVVDDETDLELLIKQKFRRKIRENVYEFIFASNGQEALSKIAEHPDTEVILSDLNMPVMDGLTLLTKLPERSALLKAVVVSAYGDLNNIRTAMNRGAFDFVMKPVDFADLEITIEKTISYVAQLRETLRAVQENNILKMYVDETVINFMARPEFANSLLVSETVEATVIFFDICGFTAISEKMPAAEVVRLLNTYFDQIVQEIIAQGGYVDKFMGDAVMAVFRGAHHLDRAIDAALAVRQQIQANQLQVSNGVEFQPSVSTGISTGEMVSGNIGSESLRRLDYTVIGDTVNLAQRLQSVAKPNQILINEATYQRVKESFQCERVGDVSLKNKSNAVTIYEVLA, encoded by the coding sequence ATGAAGACAAAAATATTAGTGGTCGATGATGAGACGGACCTTGAATTGCTGATCAAACAGAAATTCAGACGTAAAATTCGGGAGAATGTATACGAATTTATCTTCGCCAGTAACGGCCAGGAAGCCCTTAGCAAAATAGCCGAACATCCTGATACCGAAGTTATTCTAAGTGACCTGAACATGCCTGTCATGGACGGGCTTACCCTGCTGACCAAACTTCCAGAGCGGAGTGCGCTGCTAAAAGCGGTGGTGGTATCCGCCTACGGCGATCTGAACAATATCCGTACCGCCATGAACCGGGGGGCCTTCGATTTCGTCATGAAGCCGGTTGACTTTGCCGACCTCGAAATCACGATCGAGAAGACCATCAGTTACGTGGCGCAGCTGCGCGAAACGCTCCGGGCCGTTCAGGAAAATAACATTCTGAAAATGTATGTCGACGAAACCGTGATCAACTTCATGGCCCGGCCCGAATTTGCCAACAGCCTGCTGGTCAGCGAAACCGTTGAAGCGACTGTGATCTTTTTCGACATCTGTGGGTTCACCGCCATATCCGAAAAAATGCCGGCGGCCGAAGTGGTTCGGCTCCTCAATACATACTTTGATCAGATTGTCCAGGAGATTATTGCCCAGGGCGGTTATGTCGACAAGTTTATGGGGGATGCCGTGATGGCCGTTTTCCGGGGCGCTCACCACCTCGACCGTGCTATCGACGCGGCTTTAGCCGTGCGGCAGCAAATTCAGGCGAATCAGCTACAGGTGTCGAATGGCGTTGAATTTCAGCCAAGCGTATCGACGGGGATCAGTACGGGCGAGATGGTATCGGGCAATATCGGTTCAGAATCGCTCCGGCGGCTCGATTATACCGTTATTGGCGATACGGTCAATCTGGCCCAGCGCCTTCAGTCGGTAGCCAAGCCCAACCAGATCCTGATTAACGAAGCTACGTACCAGCGGGTCAAGGAGTCGTTTCAGTGCGAACGGGTTGGGGATGTAAGTCTGAAAAACAAATCCAATGCGGTTACTATTTATGAAGTGCTGGCCTGA
- a CDS encoding ATP-binding protein codes for MDFDSGLVLSIPIAIFTLRWFRRFMSTETRLPQWDNLLKRGWLLFIVFFVIGKLFSVKEGVIEDWYLFFVFGGIVAALVQMRDYRPARTLLLAVVPVMLCFLLSLLIESIAPSLMERFEDLVGSSWVFTIIWLGTFTIYARNQQKSIETERLKREAELAKTQLIVGHNAELERLVEARTAELNGQKEELEQALTNLQAAQNRLIQSEKMASLGELTAGIAHEIQNPLNFVNNFAEVSVELVDELKEELERPELDTDYIKELADNLIQSQQKIHHHGRRADAIVKAMLQHSRSSTDERHSIDVNALCDEYLRLSYHGLRAKDKEFNAELLTQFDPTVGRITAAGQEIGRVMLNLFNNAFYSVSEKKKQQPATGTYMPLVQVFTKRLDGQVEIRVRDNGLGIPQAVIDKIYQPFFTTKPTGEGTGLGLSLSYDIITQGHGGTLAVNTVEQEFAEFIITLPASDRISVS; via the coding sequence ATGGATTTCGACAGTGGCCTGGTCCTGAGCATCCCGATTGCTATTTTCACCCTGCGGTGGTTCCGTCGATTCATGAGTACCGAGACGCGCCTGCCTCAATGGGATAATTTATTAAAGCGGGGCTGGCTACTGTTTATCGTTTTCTTCGTTATTGGCAAACTGTTCTCGGTCAAGGAAGGTGTCATAGAAGACTGGTACTTATTTTTTGTCTTTGGTGGTATTGTCGCGGCTCTGGTACAGATGCGGGATTATCGACCTGCCCGAACGCTGCTGCTGGCCGTGGTCCCGGTTATGCTTTGCTTTCTGCTTTCGCTGCTTATAGAAAGTATCGCACCCAGCCTGATGGAACGCTTCGAGGACCTGGTTGGCTCGTCGTGGGTGTTTACCATCATCTGGCTCGGCACCTTTACCATTTACGCCCGTAATCAGCAGAAATCCATCGAAACCGAACGCCTGAAGCGGGAAGCCGAACTGGCGAAAACGCAGCTCATCGTGGGCCACAACGCCGAACTCGAGCGTCTGGTAGAAGCCCGCACCGCCGAGTTGAACGGCCAGAAAGAAGAACTGGAACAAGCCCTGACGAACCTGCAAGCCGCGCAAAATCGACTGATTCAATCCGAAAAAATGGCCTCGCTGGGTGAACTCACGGCGGGTATCGCCCACGAAATTCAAAATCCGCTGAACTTCGTCAATAACTTCGCCGAGGTATCGGTCGAGTTGGTCGATGAACTGAAAGAAGAACTGGAAAGGCCCGAACTAGATACGGACTACATCAAGGAATTGGCCGACAACCTGATTCAGAGCCAGCAGAAAATTCATCACCACGGACGCCGGGCCGATGCCATCGTCAAGGCCATGCTCCAACACTCCCGCAGCAGCACCGACGAGCGGCATTCCATTGATGTCAATGCCCTCTGCGATGAATACCTGCGCTTATCGTACCACGGTCTTCGGGCAAAGGACAAGGAATTTAATGCGGAGTTGCTTACCCAATTCGATCCGACGGTGGGTAGGATAACGGCTGCCGGACAGGAAATAGGCCGGGTGATGCTCAATCTGTTCAACAACGCTTTTTACTCGGTCTCAGAAAAGAAAAAACAGCAACCCGCAACCGGCACGTATATGCCGCTGGTGCAGGTGTTTACCAAACGCCTTGACGGTCAGGTCGAGATTCGGGTACGCGACAATGGTCTGGGTATTCCACAGGCCGTTATCGACAAGATATACCAGCCTTTTTTCACCACCAAGCCAACCGGCGAAGGCACCGGACTGGGTCTGTCACTCTCCTACGACATCATTACGCAGGGACACGGCGGCACGCTGGCGGTGAACACGGTTGAGCAGGAGTTCGCCGAATTTATCATTACACTACCGGCATCAGACAGAATCAGCGTATCTTAG
- a CDS encoding cyclic nucleotide-binding domain-containing protein: MTSAQAWYRFIGVRSTEAATVRLFFLHNFFLGIGTILIYVAANVILLENHPQTSLPIAYVCAALAMMVVGRVYTYFEHHLLLKRLAVRVLLAVVVMTFILGLFVLWGHSVASAVAIMVGYRMIYLLTNLEFWGVSAVVFDVRQGKRLFSIISSGDMPAKALGALLSVLVHAHADLILLLLTAFGAFGAAMYVVRQTIRLHVVDVAPTKARLHRRPPPPLVQQLFGGSELVFTMCLSLAAIACVVTSVEYFFFVNVKEKFHHQEDLMQFIGIILILTYLSALLFKLVLSWKTFERIGIRWSLAVLPLAGLLSIVVFGILLELGVSETGLLVYFCGLYLLLEVLRRSVFDPIFLVLFQPLTPHTRLKGHTLVKGFYEPMGMALAGALLIGLHYVPTLPYWIPFLWMALFMVVAIYFLNKTYRHYLDTLKGALERRFLGSDDLLLPVAARKVIINNLQSPYPADVLNAIDWLQEHEPATLVAQSALLLQHADKVIRERTINTVGQQVDLLVLHTVATTDSDPQLRKKAARLLVQHPKISSHQLAELGQQPDVYSRTGSIQGRLTANPANPEARVQLADLLATDDTTHRIEALDLLPFMTQPEQQKLVEAALRSSDRGLQEAGIRAAGKAADAQLTPQLIGLLTKPKSGRVAVQSLANGGSAIIPFLRAAVQPSANPLLIQRIAGVCEQIATPESRQLLVELAEQPNLFWRAAAIRSLRRFAPDAADSGRFQTLLDDEWQLALRLITGIDSESDPYLAACLAYELTLLQQRVFGILMQLYDPQLIADAQRGVSHAARDRKANALEMLDNLIPQPVYRSLQALVDELPVAEKVRLLTKLTAPLTDAEPIRIYVVQQGERAFTDWTISVALRQIVPDGQLTRYLDNYLQSTNPLIQESALAALQQLDPPKADRYKVSTGHASTTMTHSQTAQISVIDRIVALKRTALFADTPENVLSSVAQIMNEVTYHEGQEIFAKGETGTSLFIIYDGEVGIYDGSEQLATFLKGGFFGELALLDAEPRSATAIALTDASTFRIDQDDFYDLMEERGEVLQNIVRALCQRLRRQNEVLRDLSASV; encoded by the coding sequence AGAAGCAGCAACAGTCCGGCTCTTTTTTCTGCACAATTTCTTTCTGGGTATTGGCACCATCCTGATCTACGTAGCGGCCAATGTCATTCTGCTCGAAAATCATCCCCAAACCAGCCTGCCCATTGCTTACGTTTGCGCGGCACTGGCCATGATGGTCGTCGGTCGGGTGTACACCTATTTTGAGCATCATCTGCTTTTGAAACGGCTGGCCGTTCGCGTATTGCTGGCCGTAGTCGTCATGACGTTCATACTGGGTTTGTTTGTGCTGTGGGGACATTCGGTGGCGTCGGCGGTGGCAATTATGGTCGGTTACCGAATGATCTATTTGCTGACCAACCTGGAATTCTGGGGCGTGTCGGCGGTCGTTTTCGATGTTCGGCAGGGCAAACGGCTGTTCAGTATCATCAGCTCGGGCGATATGCCCGCTAAAGCACTCGGTGCGCTGCTGTCGGTACTTGTACACGCCCATGCCGATCTGATTCTGCTGCTGCTTACCGCTTTCGGTGCGTTTGGGGCGGCCATGTATGTCGTACGGCAAACGATCCGGCTGCATGTGGTCGATGTGGCCCCAACTAAAGCCCGGTTGCACCGGCGACCACCACCACCGCTTGTTCAGCAGTTGTTTGGTGGCAGCGAACTTGTGTTTACGATGTGCCTGAGTCTGGCGGCCATTGCCTGCGTGGTCACGAGTGTGGAGTACTTCTTTTTTGTCAACGTCAAAGAAAAATTCCATCATCAGGAAGACCTGATGCAGTTTATTGGCATCATACTGATCCTGACCTACTTGTCAGCTCTCCTGTTCAAACTGGTCCTTTCCTGGAAAACATTCGAGCGGATCGGTATTCGCTGGTCGCTGGCGGTATTGCCGCTGGCGGGTCTACTAAGCATTGTTGTGTTTGGTATTCTGCTGGAGCTAGGCGTTAGCGAAACCGGACTGCTGGTCTATTTCTGCGGGTTGTATTTGTTGCTGGAAGTGCTGCGCCGGTCCGTATTCGATCCAATTTTTCTGGTTCTGTTCCAGCCGCTTACGCCACACACTCGCTTGAAAGGGCATACGCTGGTGAAGGGCTTTTACGAGCCGATGGGTATGGCGCTGGCGGGGGCACTCCTCATCGGCCTCCACTACGTGCCGACGTTGCCCTACTGGATTCCATTTTTGTGGATGGCCCTGTTTATGGTAGTGGCGATCTACTTTCTGAACAAGACCTACCGACACTACCTCGACACGCTTAAAGGCGCATTGGAGCGCCGGTTTCTGGGAAGCGATGACCTCCTGTTGCCCGTTGCTGCCCGTAAGGTGATCATCAATAACCTGCAAAGCCCGTATCCCGCCGATGTACTAAATGCCATCGACTGGCTTCAGGAACATGAACCAGCTACCCTGGTGGCGCAGTCGGCCTTGTTGTTGCAACACGCCGATAAAGTGATACGGGAACGAACCATAAACACGGTCGGCCAGCAGGTGGACCTCTTGGTACTGCATACTGTTGCCACGACCGATTCTGATCCGCAATTGCGAAAAAAAGCCGCTCGTTTGCTGGTTCAGCATCCCAAAATCAGTTCGCATCAACTGGCCGAATTAGGGCAACAGCCGGATGTTTATAGTCGGACGGGATCGATCCAGGGACGCCTGACGGCGAACCCAGCAAATCCGGAAGCGCGGGTTCAACTGGCTGATTTACTGGCTACCGACGATACGACCCACCGCATTGAAGCGCTTGATCTGTTGCCGTTCATGACCCAGCCTGAGCAGCAGAAACTGGTCGAAGCCGCGCTGAGAAGCTCGGATAGAGGATTGCAAGAGGCCGGCATACGGGCCGCTGGCAAGGCGGCTGATGCTCAGCTAACCCCACAACTCATTGGCTTGCTGACCAAACCAAAATCAGGACGCGTTGCCGTACAAAGTCTGGCAAATGGTGGGTCAGCGATTATTCCTTTCTTGCGGGCGGCAGTGCAGCCATCGGCCAATCCGCTGCTAATCCAGCGCATAGCGGGTGTGTGCGAACAGATCGCTACTCCCGAAAGCCGACAACTATTAGTCGAACTGGCCGAACAACCTAATCTGTTCTGGCGGGCGGCCGCTATTCGGTCGCTGCGTCGTTTTGCGCCCGATGCCGCTGATTCGGGTCGGTTTCAGACACTCCTTGATGACGAGTGGCAACTGGCTCTGCGGCTAATTACGGGAATCGACAGCGAGTCGGACCCCTATTTGGCCGCTTGTCTGGCGTACGAACTGACGTTACTCCAGCAACGCGTTTTTGGGATATTGATGCAGCTCTACGATCCACAGTTGATTGCCGATGCGCAACGTGGGGTTTCTCATGCTGCCCGCGACCGGAAAGCCAACGCGCTCGAAATGCTCGACAACCTGATACCGCAGCCTGTGTACCGGAGCTTGCAAGCGTTAGTTGACGAGTTGCCCGTTGCTGAGAAGGTTCGATTACTAACGAAATTGACGGCTCCGCTTACCGATGCCGAGCCGATACGGATTTACGTGGTTCAGCAGGGCGAGCGGGCCTTCACTGACTGGACGATCAGTGTAGCGCTGCGCCAGATTGTTCCGGACGGCCAGCTGACCCGCTACCTGGATAACTATCTACAATCGACGAATCCGCTCATTCAGGAAAGTGCATTGGCCGCACTTCAGCAACTGGACCCGCCTAAAGCCGATCGTTATAAGGTATCAACTGGACACGCTTCTACAACCATGACTCATTCACAAACCGCCCAGATTTCGGTCATCGACCGCATCGTTGCGCTCAAACGAACTGCGCTCTTTGCCGATACTCCTGAAAACGTGCTTAGCAGTGTCGCTCAGATCATGAACGAGGTGACCTACCACGAAGGACAGGAAATTTTCGCCAAAGGCGAGACCGGGACCAGTCTGTTCATCATCTACGACGGTGAAGTAGGCATTTACGACGGGTCAGAACAGTTGGCAACGTTCTTGAAAGGGGGATTCTTCGGTGAACTCGCGCTGCTGGATGCCGAACCCCGCTCGGCAACGGCCATTGCCCTAACCGATGCTTCGACCTTCCGGATCGATCAGGATGACTTCTACGATCTGATGGAAGAGCGGGGGGAGGTATTGCAGAATATCGTACGGGCCTTGTGTCAGCGGCTGCGTCGGCAGAACGAAGTCCTGCGCGATTTATCGGCCTCGGTTTAA